In Blastocatellia bacterium, the following proteins share a genomic window:
- a CDS encoding glycosyltransferase, giving the protein MSSHASIIQVASPVIPSRESVGVDESCVVVTDYEQLTVIIPTLNEEGNIGELLDYLLYHYPGLHVIVADDDSTDRTREEVMARARFNPRVQLLWRRECVRGLTASVLDALKQVTTEYFAVMDGDLQHPPEAVRRLMAALQEGASLVVATRRRFKVAPHRWLISKVATVSGRLRLRLSGAARCTDCMSGFFAGQVALVQQIIQTNRQSFELGGYKVLFDLLKQLPRSTDVREIGYEFDPRHRGQSKISSRIIWLYLCSLFH; this is encoded by the coding sequence ATGAGCAGTCACGCATCAATCATACAAGTCGCGAGTCCGGTCATTCCCAGCCGAGAATCCGTTGGTGTAGACGAGTCGTGCGTTGTTGTAACCGATTATGAGCAGCTCACGGTCATCATTCCGACGCTGAATGAGGAAGGGAACATCGGAGAGTTGTTGGATTACCTGCTCTATCATTATCCTGGTCTGCACGTGATTGTGGCCGATGATGATTCGACCGATCGAACCCGTGAGGAAGTCATGGCACGGGCTCGTTTCAATCCTCGTGTTCAGTTGCTGTGGCGGCGCGAATGTGTTCGTGGGTTGACGGCCAGTGTCCTGGACGCCCTCAAACAGGTGACGACCGAGTATTTCGCGGTCATGGATGGTGATTTGCAACATCCGCCAGAGGCTGTGCGCCGGCTGATGGCGGCCCTCCAGGAGGGCGCCTCGTTGGTCGTAGCGACACGCCGGCGATTTAAGGTTGCGCCGCACCGGTGGTTGATTTCCAAAGTGGCCACAGTGTCGGGGCGGCTGCGGCTGAGGCTATCAGGCGCGGCGCGCTGCACCGATTGCATGTCAGGGTTTTTTGCCGGACAGGTGGCGCTTGTTCAGCAGATCATTCAAACGAACAGGCAATCGTTTGAGTTGGGCGGATACAAAGTCTTATTCGATCTGCTCAAGCAATTGCCCCGTTCGACCGATGTCAGGGAGATCGGGTATGAATTTGATCCCCGGCATCGAGGGCAGAGTAAAATTTCCTCGCGCATCATTTGGCTCTATCTATGCTCTTTGTTTCATTAG